The nucleotide window TTCAATGGGCTTGAGTATAAAGCCAAAAAAacatgtcactgtcccaatactttgagCTCACTgtatgttatatactgtatatattttctcAGTTGTTGTTTCTGCATTCCCTCTCCAGAGTCTGACCCTGCACTGCCACCACTGTGCCCTGGTGACCAGCTCCAGCCATGTGCTGGGCAGCGGGGCCGGACCGGACATCGACCGTGCCCAGTGTGTGATCCGCATGAATGACGCCCCCCTGTCGGGGTACGAACGTGACGTCGGGAGCCGGACCACCCTCAGGGTGGTGGCCCACTCCAGTGTGTTCAGGGTGGTTCGACGGCCAGCTGAGTTTCTCAACCTCACGGACCACCAGGCAAATTCTGCAGTCATATTCTGGGGACCACCCAACAAGATTGGTAGAGAGGCTAAAGGAACACTGTACCGTCTGATCCAGAGAGTCAGCATGACCTACAGTAACCTGTCCAGCTTTACCATCACGCCCAGCAAGATGCACAAGTTTGATACACTGTTTCAGAAGGAGACAGGGCGAGACAGGTGGGTAGAATGAAGGAAAGCTGTTATGGTGAAAGAACAATGGGGATAATGCAGAAATCTGTACAAATTCAATATATAATTACCAATCTATTTTGGCACTAATATCGATCGATAATGATGAGCACAATGTGGGGATTTTCCTGGCATCTAATGATAGAAATATCTATCAACCTCTAAATGCTATTTTTGTTAGCGTTTTATTCTACGGTTTCCTTCCACAGAGCAAAGTCTCAGTCCTGGTTGAGCACCGGCTGGTTCACAATGGTGATTGCGATAGAGAAGTGTGACAATATTAAAGTGTACGGGATGGTTCCGCCCAGTCACTGTGGGTGAGTATGAACTAATGAACACTGTTACACATAAGAGGATGAATCAATGATAGTGATCTATCAAGCACTTAAATCTACCAGGCT belongs to Oncorhynchus keta strain PuntledgeMale-10-30-2019 chromosome 9, Oket_V2, whole genome shotgun sequence and includes:
- the st6galnac6 gene encoding alpha-N-acetylgalactosaminide alpha-2,6-sialyltransferase 6, with the translated sequence MGMRLVEKQGPQSQKMVIFGAIFLLMTLLILFSSNSGNDISPFYSPFRASSPHHPIKVTDLKKWAGKEGYVAVYGNKSLTLHCHHCALVTSSSHVLGSGAGPDIDRAQCVIRMNDAPLSGYERDVGSRTTLRVVAHSSVFRVVRRPAEFLNLTDHQANSAVIFWGPPNKIGREAKGTLYRLIQRVSMTYSNLSSFTITPSKMHKFDTLFQKETGRDRAKSQSWLSTGWFTMVIAIEKCDNIKVYGMVPPSHCGKKPQPKKMPYHYYKPRGTDECVTYLQNERGRKGPHHRFITEKQVFARWAKQYNITFTHPTW